A genome region from Nocardia sp. NBC_01730 includes the following:
- a CDS encoding fumarylacetoacetate hydrolase family protein: MRFARHRTANGPQLAVLDDAQVLVDLPTDRHLPHLLAEAGLLTDLAEKALHTRTSVTALTAAQLLAPLAPPTIRDFSTFPEHTAGIVKTTDPAAGIPPEFWEIPTFYFSNPYAVVGPYDQVPIPPNCSRFDYELEVAAVVGRAGRDLSVEEARDHIAGFVILNDFSARDVQFHEMRLRLGPAKGKDTATALGSLFVTADELLDRQSGPSYNLRMQVFVNGELLGEDSLDNMAWSFPALAAYASRGTWIRPGDLLGSGTCQGGCLAELWGRHGADFHPPLQPGDEVVTTVELLGETRNRIVAGPKPHDIQPWPRHRILDTDHQSR; the protein is encoded by the coding sequence ATGAGATTCGCCCGGCACCGGACTGCGAACGGTCCGCAGTTGGCCGTCCTCGACGATGCTCAGGTGTTGGTCGACCTACCGACCGACCGACACTTACCGCACCTGCTCGCCGAGGCTGGTCTGTTGACCGATCTGGCTGAAAAGGCCCTGCACACAAGGACTTCGGTGACGGCGCTGACCGCCGCCCAGTTGCTGGCACCGCTGGCACCGCCGACGATCCGGGACTTCTCCACCTTCCCTGAGCACACTGCGGGCATTGTGAAGACGACCGATCCGGCGGCCGGAATCCCGCCGGAGTTCTGGGAGATTCCGACCTTCTACTTCTCCAATCCCTATGCCGTGGTGGGGCCGTACGACCAGGTGCCGATCCCGCCGAACTGCTCGCGATTCGATTACGAGCTCGAAGTAGCCGCAGTGGTCGGCCGCGCTGGACGGGATTTGTCCGTCGAGGAGGCCCGAGACCACATTGCCGGGTTCGTGATCCTCAACGACTTCTCCGCTCGCGACGTGCAGTTCCACGAGATGCGGTTGCGGCTGGGCCCGGCCAAGGGCAAGGACACCGCGACCGCGCTTGGCAGCTTGTTCGTCACCGCCGACGAACTACTCGACCGCCAGTCCGGCCCGTCTTACAACCTGCGCATGCAGGTTTTCGTCAATGGCGAACTACTCGGCGAGGATTCCCTGGACAACATGGCATGGAGCTTCCCGGCGCTGGCGGCCTACGCCTCGCGCGGCACCTGGATCCGACCGGGTGATCTGCTCGGTTCGGGCACCTGCCAGGGCGGCTGTCTCGCCGAACTGTGGGGCCGCCACGGAGCAGATTTCCACCCACCGCTACAGCCCGGCGACGAGGTGGTCACCACAGTCGAATTGTTGGGCGAGACCCGTAACCGCATCGTCGCAGGGCCGAAGCCGCACGACATCCAGCCGTGGCCGCGACACCGGATCCTCGATACCGACCACCAGAGTCGGTAG
- a CDS encoding protein kinase domain-containing protein produces the protein MADTDPLRTQRDVITPVTTELDVAGFEDAVEIGRGGFGVVYRCTQVALDRTVAVKVLTAELDEENQARFLREQRAMGRLTGHPNIVTVLQAGATASGQPYLVMPYHPLDSLDARIREQGRLPAEAVLWVGVKIAGALESAHRRGIVHRDVKPGNILLTDYGEPALTDFGIARITGGFQTAAGTLTGSPAFTAPEVLEGEVPTAAADVYGLGATLFCALTGHAAFERRSGENVVTQFLRITTQPVPDLRDSGIAEVVSAVVASAMSRDPRERPSAAELGEAIRQVQRRLGFQVDEMALHAEPVPEHPDRKPPPRGWRPPSARVVVRGGGGALPLELTSFVDRRTEVSEVKNLLASSRLVTLTGIGGVGKTRLGLRVAATMRGLAERVWLVELADVSDPSLLVDVVAATVGLRDESARPLQEVLVEFLSSRESLLVLDNCEQVVAAVARLVETWLRTCPDLQILVTSREPLDIAGEAVLRVSPLPVPDSDREPSMRGLPKYDAVTLFADRAAAVLPGFVLSQDNKAAVARICARLDGLPLAIELAAARMRMMSPEQILARLTDRYALLTRSSRDAPTRQQTLRWCIDWSHDLCTPVEQRLWARLSVFAGSFELEAAEQICGTDLSPDSPLDALASLVDKSILIRQESDTAVRFRLLETVRDYGRQKLHAAGEYPQLRRRHRDWYQQLVLDAEAEGISDRQPYWIARLERDQPNLRDALEYCLSEDTEDAAEAGLRTATALFVYWTFRGLYGEGRRWIDRVLAHPRAQSIPARIKAIHAGTVMAAVQSDLQSATALLAQGRVLAEQAPTPMSNALVTAADGTLAIFSGEFAHASASLDRAVEVFKSNQEGWLHVSALTLLGVAHELGGDPAKAIEYHRQVLSITETCGESFFRSLVLCYMGIAAWRQGERHRAIELLKNALRVNRRVYSPVVAVLSLEALAWTVDTDNTERAAVLMGTAAELWRSTGTAVGVFPDRLRCHEECVRMARSSLGARGFDTAFRRGQAMAVDAAVAYALEEQLTDTTHAPGPSAALTKRESQVADLIAQGLTNKQIAAKLVISQRTAQGHVEHILTKLGFTSRTQIVAWIAEKPEQ, from the coding sequence GTGGCTGATACCGATCCGCTTCGGACCCAGCGTGATGTGATCACGCCGGTTACGACGGAGCTGGACGTGGCCGGGTTCGAGGACGCCGTGGAGATCGGGCGCGGGGGTTTCGGTGTCGTGTATCGCTGCACGCAGGTCGCGCTGGACCGGACGGTGGCGGTGAAGGTGTTGACCGCCGAGCTGGACGAGGAAAATCAGGCCCGGTTTCTTCGAGAGCAGCGGGCGATGGGCCGGCTGACCGGGCATCCGAACATCGTCACGGTGCTGCAGGCGGGTGCCACCGCGAGCGGCCAGCCCTATCTGGTGATGCCGTACCACCCGTTGGATTCCCTGGATGCCCGGATCCGGGAGCAGGGGCGCCTGCCGGCGGAGGCCGTGTTGTGGGTCGGGGTGAAGATCGCCGGTGCGCTGGAGAGCGCGCATCGCCGTGGCATCGTGCATCGGGATGTGAAGCCGGGAAACATTCTGCTCACCGATTACGGCGAGCCGGCGTTGACCGACTTCGGGATCGCGCGCATCACGGGCGGGTTCCAGACGGCCGCGGGCACCCTGACCGGATCCCCGGCGTTCACGGCACCGGAGGTACTCGAGGGCGAGGTTCCCACCGCGGCCGCGGATGTCTACGGGCTGGGTGCCACCCTGTTCTGCGCCCTGACCGGGCATGCCGCCTTCGAACGGCGCAGCGGGGAGAACGTGGTGACCCAGTTCTTGCGGATCACCACCCAACCGGTGCCGGACCTGCGCGACAGCGGCATCGCCGAAGTCGTGTCCGCGGTGGTGGCATCAGCGATGAGCCGCGACCCCCGCGAACGGCCGTCCGCGGCGGAGCTGGGGGAAGCGATCCGGCAGGTGCAACGCCGCCTCGGCTTCCAGGTCGATGAGATGGCGTTGCATGCCGAACCGGTCCCGGAGCACCCAGACCGGAAGCCACCCCCGCGAGGGTGGCGCCCGCCGTCGGCGCGGGTGGTCGTTCGCGGTGGCGGCGGCGCTCTGCCGTTGGAGTTGACCAGCTTTGTCGATCGCCGCACCGAGGTGTCGGAGGTGAAGAATCTGCTGGCCTCATCACGGTTGGTGACGTTGACCGGCATCGGAGGGGTCGGAAAGACCCGGCTCGGGTTGCGGGTCGCGGCGACGATGCGCGGCTTGGCTGAGCGGGTGTGGTTGGTCGAGTTGGCCGATGTGTCGGACCCGTCGCTGCTGGTCGATGTGGTGGCGGCCACCGTGGGTTTGCGCGACGAGTCAGCGCGACCGTTGCAGGAGGTTCTGGTCGAGTTCCTGTCCTCGCGGGAGTCGCTGCTGGTGTTGGACAACTGCGAGCAGGTGGTGGCGGCCGTAGCGAGGCTGGTCGAGACGTGGTTGCGGACCTGTCCTGATCTGCAGATCCTGGTCACCAGTCGCGAGCCGCTGGATATCGCTGGGGAGGCGGTGCTGCGGGTGTCGCCGCTTCCTGTGCCCGATTCCGACCGCGAGCCCTCCATGCGGGGGCTGCCCAAGTACGACGCGGTGACCTTGTTTGCCGACCGCGCCGCGGCGGTGCTGCCAGGCTTCGTACTGTCGCAGGACAACAAGGCCGCCGTGGCCCGCATCTGCGCCCGGCTGGATGGGTTGCCGCTGGCGATCGAGTTAGCGGCGGCGCGGATGCGGATGATGTCGCCCGAGCAGATTCTGGCGCGGCTCACCGATCGGTACGCGTTGCTGACCCGAAGCAGCCGCGACGCGCCGACGCGGCAGCAGACACTGCGGTGGTGTATCGACTGGAGCCACGATTTGTGCACCCCAGTCGAACAGCGGCTCTGGGCCCGGCTGTCGGTGTTCGCCGGCAGCTTCGAACTCGAAGCCGCCGAACAGATATGCGGTACCGACCTGTCACCGGACAGCCCGCTCGATGCGCTGGCCTCGCTGGTGGACAAGTCGATCCTGATCCGACAGGAATCCGATACAGCCGTGCGGTTCCGGCTACTCGAGACGGTCCGCGACTACGGCAGGCAGAAACTGCACGCGGCCGGCGAATACCCGCAGCTGCGGCGGCGTCACCGTGACTGGTATCAGCAACTCGTGCTGGACGCGGAGGCCGAGGGGATCAGCGACCGGCAGCCCTACTGGATCGCAAGGCTCGAGCGCGACCAGCCGAACCTGCGCGACGCGCTGGAATACTGCCTATCCGAGGACACCGAGGACGCGGCCGAAGCGGGACTGCGCACCGCAACAGCACTATTCGTGTACTGGACCTTCCGAGGCCTGTACGGCGAAGGACGACGCTGGATCGACCGCGTCCTCGCCCACCCTCGAGCACAATCGATACCCGCCCGCATCAAAGCGATTCATGCCGGCACCGTCATGGCGGCGGTCCAGAGCGATCTTCAGTCGGCGACCGCCCTGCTGGCGCAGGGGCGCGTGCTCGCCGAACAGGCTCCGACCCCAATGAGTAACGCGCTCGTCACCGCCGCCGATGGCACCCTGGCGATCTTCAGTGGTGAGTTCGCTCACGCGTCCGCCTCCCTCGACCGTGCCGTCGAGGTTTTCAAGTCGAATCAGGAAGGATGGCTGCATGTTAGTGCTTTGACCTTGCTCGGGGTGGCGCACGAACTAGGCGGTGATCCAGCCAAGGCGATCGAGTATCACCGGCAAGTACTTTCCATCACTGAAACGTGCGGCGAATCGTTCTTCCGGTCTCTCGTGCTGTGCTATATGGGGATTGCCGCATGGCGGCAAGGTGAGCGGCACCGCGCAATCGAGCTGCTGAAGAATGCGCTCCGAGTCAACAGACGGGTATATAGCCCAGTCGTCGCCGTGTTGAGTCTCGAGGCGCTGGCCTGGACCGTCGACACCGATAACACCGAACGCGCGGCCGTTCTGATGGGAACCGCTGCGGAGCTATGGCGCTCGACCGGTACTGCTGTGGGTGTCTTCCCGGACCGATTGCGTTGTCACGAAGAATGTGTCCGGATGGCGCGCTCCAGCCTCGGCGCACGCGGATTCGATACGGCCTTCCGGCGGGGGCAGGCGATGGCGGTGGACGCCGCGGTCGCCTACGCACTCGAAGAGCAACTCACCGACACAACGCACGCGCCGGGCCCGTCCGCGGCATTGACCAAGCGTGAGTCGCAGGTCGCCGACCTCATCGCCCAAGGCCTCACCAACAAGCAGATCGCCGCAAAACTCGTGATATCCCAACGCACCGCCCAAGGCCACGTAGAACACATCCTCACCAAACTCGGATTCACCTCCCGCACCCAGATCGTCGCCTGGATCGCGGAAAAGCCCGAACAATAG